In Macadamia integrifolia cultivar HAES 741 chromosome 5, SCU_Mint_v3, whole genome shotgun sequence, a single window of DNA contains:
- the LOC122079821 gene encoding transmembrane ascorbate ferrireductase 2: MAVPFVRFPIVLLVRITGMVVASLVLIWAFRYRGGLALISDDKDLIFNVHPVLMVIGLILLNGEAILAYKTVSGTKRFRKAVHLTLQSLAFCLSVIGVWAALKFHNEKGIDNFYSLHSWLGLACLFLFGIQWATGFATFWYPGGGRNSRATLLPWHVFFGVYIYALAVATVATGILEKATFLQSNKVISRYSTEAMLINCLGISIVFLGGLVVLALVTPTVNKGDAYRPME; this comes from the exons ATGGCGGTTCCGTTTGTTCGATTTCCGATCGTTCTTTTGGTGCGAATTACGGGAATGGTGGTCGCCTCTCTGGTACTTATTTGGGCCTTCCGCTACAGAGGAGGACTGGCTCTCATCTCTGATGACAAGGACCTTATCTTCAAT GTCCATCCTGTACTAATGGTGATTGGGCTCATACTTTTGAACGGTGAAG CCATACTAGCTTACAAGACAGTCTCAGGAACAAAACGTTTCAGAAAAGCAGTGCACCTTACACTGCAGTCTCTTGCATTCTGTTTGAGTGTTATTGGTGTCTGGGCTGCTTTGAAATTCCACAATGAGAAGGGCATTGACAACTTCTACAGTCTACATTCATGGCTGGGTCTAGCTTGTCTattcctatttggaatccag TGGGCCACTGGATTTGCAACATTTTGGTACCCTGGAGGTGGAAGAAACAGCAGAGCTACATTGCTACCATGGCATGTATTCTTTGGAGTCTACATATATGCCCTTGCTGTCGCTACTGTTGCTACAGGTATCTTGGAGAAGGCCACATTTCTTCAAAGCAACAAAGTGATATCGCGCTACTCAACTGAGGCTATGTTAATAAACTGTTTAGGTATCTCAATAGTATTTCTGGGTGGTCTAGTTGTTCTTGCTCTCGTTACTCCTACGGTTAACAAAGGTGATGCCTACAGACCAATGGAATAG
- the LOC122080309 gene encoding uncharacterized protein LOC122080309: MEPKNMMDMALIPGIDPIDIGLGSSEKANAAPQVKPRKKSMTSVYLKFFETAPDGKSRRCKFCKQTYSIATATGNLGRHLSHRHPGYDKLGDTVTTQSPQSQPSPVTKKPHSQPQPQAKPPSVDFDHLNWLLLKWLVLGSHPPSLLEEDWLVNSFKFLSPSAKFWPSENFHAVILEVFRSMREDVRASLEHVNSKVSITLDFWNSYEQVSYMSVTGHWIDENWFLHKVLLDITRIPYPCGGTDIYHVLVKILKMYNIDNRILSCTHDNSQNVVHGCHTLKEDLDGQKGGPFCYIPCAARTLNLIIEDGLRTAKPVISKIREFVLEMNASVKISEDFQQTTAEYQEGSWKFPLDASTRWSGNYMLLDIVHKASKSMDAVVRKHDEILGSRNMLLNHAEKNAVNIMHTYLEPFYKITNNICTSKVRTAGLVLFFMDHVAEIIAACRDSRHNPDWLKSTADDMAKKVRSYNTQVYNVFTYMAAVLDPRIKIELIPENLNSENNLEEARSHFMRNYATSHFPAMANGYSAQECEDGSGVSFAEEIARKRRRVSMSTTTDELTQYLSEPPAPIPIDVLDWWKANSTRYPRLSVMARDFLTIQATSVAPDELFCRKGDEIDKQRCCLPHSSMQALLCIQSWIQNGFKLKYRSTEVDYEKLMEPVAVTSADNVSTGLDKKVNS; encoded by the exons ATGGAACCAAAAAACATGATGGACATGGCACTCATACCAGGCATTGATCCAATAGACATTGGACTGGGTTCATCAGAGAAGGCAAATGCAGCTCCTCAAGTAAAGCCAAGAAAGAAATCAATGACATCAGTTTATCTCAAGTTTTTTGAAACAGCTCCTGATGGGAAGAGTCGAAGATGCAAGTTCTGTAAGCAGACTTATTCTATTGCAACTGCCACCG GTAATCTGGGAAGGCACCTAAGTCATCGACATCCCGGTTATGATAAGTTGGGGGACACTGTAACCACCCAGTCACCACAATCGCAGCCAAGCCCTGTAACCAAGAAACCACATTCTCAACCCCAGCCTCAAGCAAAACCTCCCTCGGTGGATTTTGATCACTTAAACTGGTTGCTACTCAAGTGGCTTGTTCTAGGTTCTCATCCTCCCTCCCTTTTGGAAGAAGATTGGTTGGTGAACTCCTTCAAGTTCCTCAGTCCATCAGCAAAATTCTGGCCAAGTGAGAATTTCCATGCAGTCATCCTTGAGGTGTTCAGGAGCATGCGGGAAGATGTAAGGGCTTCATTGGAGCACGTGAATTCTAAGGTCTCGATTACACTTGATTTCTGGAATTCATATGAGCAAGTCTCCTATATGAGTGTCACAGGCCACTGGATTGATGAGAATTGGTTTCTCCACAAGGTTCTTCTTGACATCACTCGCATACCTTACCCTTGTGGAGGCACTGACATCTATCATGTATTGGTGAAGATCCTCAAGATGTACAACATTGACAATAGGATCCTCTCCTGTACCCATGATAACAGTCAGAATGTTGTGCATGGCTGTCATACATTGAAAGAAGATTTGGACGGCCAGAAGGGGGGTCCCTTCTGCTACATCCCTTGTGCTGCTCGAACACTGAACCTGATCATAGAGGATGGATTGAGAACTGCCAAACCAGTAATATCTAAGATCCGGGAATTTGTCCTGGAGATGAATGCTTCTGTAAAAATATCAGAGGATTTCCAACAAACAACAGCTGAATATCAGGAAGGTTCCTGGAAGTTCCCACTGGATGCTTCCACCCGCTGGAGTGGCAATTACATGCTGCTAGATATTGTGCATAAG GCATCTAAGTCTATGGATGCTGTCGTCAGGAAGCATGACGAGATACTAGGGAGTAGGAATATGCTGTTGAACCATGCGGAGAAAAATGCAGTTAATATCATGCATACTTACTTGGAACCATTTTACAAGATCACAAATAACATCTGCACGAGCAAAGTCCGAACAGCTGGCCTGGTACTCTTCTTTATGGACCATGTTGCTGAGATCATTGCTGCCTGTAGGGATTCCCGCCACAACCCTGACTGGCTCAAGAGCACAGCAGATGACATGGCAAAGAAGGTCCGGAGTTACAATACGCAGGTCTACAATGTCTTCACTTACATGGCTGCAGTCCTTGACCCCAGGATCAAGATTGAGCTCATCCCAGAGAATCTTAACTCAGAGAACAACCTTGAGGAAGCAAGGAGCCATTTTATGAGGAATTATGCAACCAGCCATTTCCCTGCCATGGCCAATGGCTACAGTGCTCAGGAATGTGAAGATGGTAGCGGTGTCTCCTTTGCAGAGGAGATTGCTCGCAAAAGGCGCAGAGTGAGCATGAGCACTACCACAGATGAGCTCACGCAATATCTTTCTGAACCTCCAGCTCCCATTCCTATAGATGTTTTAGATTGGTGGAAGGCGAACAGCACACGTTACCCTCGTCTCTCTGTGATGGCTCGAGATTTCTTGACTATTCAAGCAACCTCAGTGGCACCCGATGAGCTGTTTTGCCGCAAAGGTGACGAGATTGACAAGCAACGTTGCTGTTTGCCCCACAGCAGCATGCAGGCACTCTTGTGCATACAATCATGGATCCAGAACGGATTCAAATTGAAGTACCGTTCAACTGAGGTTGACTATGAGAAGCTGATGGAACCTGTTGCCGTTACTTCAGCTGATAATGTTTCTACAGGTTTAGATAAGAAAGTGAATTCATGA